The bacterium region ACGTAAATGCATCAATATTCACTTCCAAAAAGGACTTTATTACAGAGCTCGACCTCATTGTTACGATCAATAATCTTGAATTACTTGAAAATGCGATTATCATTTTAGCTGACCTGAAGGCTGAACCCACGAACGTGACTTTTCAGCTCAAAAGTGCTGATAGCGCCAAAGTCCGAGCGATTGAACAGGCCACGTCTCAAGCCACTTTAAAGGCCAAAGCGATAGCTGCACAACTTGGTATTTCATTAGGGAAAATAATTTCTGTCGAAGAGATTGGCATGAGTGATGTCAGTGCTCAGAATGTAATGGTTTTCAATAAACGTGGAAACATTAATGATGGCCGGTATCAAGCATTATATCCAGAAAAACAAGTGATAAAGGCAAGCGTGAGACTAGTTTATTCTTTAAATCAGTAACTACTTTGAAACGCGACACGTCCTGTAACATGCGGCTTATGAATTCGCTTCGCCAGTAGCTCGCTCACGGTTTGAGTATGTTCTTAATTAATTATAATTTTTCGCGCGCGCGAGCTACAGTGTGGAGCCGCCGAGCGT contains the following coding sequences:
- a CDS encoding DUF541 domain-containing protein, producing the protein MTRLSFLFLVLLCTSTVVAQSYSIKDNSLMVFGNGESITPANQAKIRIPIEAQASSLAQSLEKVKQTVNTLTSSLQSIGIPRSDIETPHFSNTKNVNASIFTSKKDFITELDLIVTINNLELLENAIIILADLKAEPTNVTFQLKSADSAKVRAIEQATSQATLKAKAIAAQLGISLGKIISVEEIGMSDVSAQNVMVFNKRGNINDGRYQALYPEKQVIKASVRLVYSLNQ